The Loxodonta africana isolate mLoxAfr1 chromosome 18, mLoxAfr1.hap2, whole genome shotgun sequence genome includes the window tttgtttggttatgtctgggtagGTGAGCTGGgcatgctttgttgcttgctcatctgtgggcatgacagTTCTCACCACCTGTCCTGGTGTGTAGAGCTGGTCTCTCAGCTAcgatgcagcagggcaggtccagcagaaAGGGAATAGGTAGAGATGGGTTATTTGTCTGCGGCATAGACTATGCTAAGGGGCTGGATTGGGGCCGCTGCGGTCTGCGGAGGGGGGGTCTTGAGCCAGTGGGAAGAGGCCTGAGGTCTGGGCCAGGTTCCCTAAGGGCTGCAGTGGGCACAGGTGTGGTCCGGAGCTGGCAAGAAGGGCCTGGTGCCCAAGCTGGGTGCCCTCAGGGCTGCAGACAGTGGCAGGAGGGGTCTGGAGCTGGTGGGAAGGGACCTACAGTCTGGGCCGAGTCCCCTACTTGCCTCGGTGGGCAGTGGGAGGTGTCCAGAACCAGTAGGAAAGGGCCTGAGATCTCAGCCTGGTACATGGATGCCACAGTGGGTGGTGGGGGATATGGAACCAATGGGAAGGGGACCGGGGTCTGGTTGGATCCCCTCAGGGGCACAGGTGGTGGAGCAGAGaaagagatgggggagggggcaAAAGTAGGGGCAAGGGGGCTAGATAGAGGGGGCAATAGGGTGAATTGGTACTCTTGCTCCCAGCAATCAGGGTGGCTGTGATGGGATGGTTATAACCACTGTTCACCAGAGGGGTAGAGGTTGTAGGAGCATGCTTCTGTGGTTACCAGGTGAATCTGGGCTTCTCCTTGAGTTGCAGCCAGCAAACATGGTCTTACTTAACACCAGGCCTTCATCTACTATTGGAAATTCCATGGGACTACCTTTCTGTGTGCAGGGTTGTtggctttattccaagatggcaATGATGAGTCATTGTGTTTGGTCAGGAACCTCCAGTCTGTACCTCTATTCCTTCCCCATTTCccgtcattttctttttctcctcagtGACTTGCAATCTAATACTTTATCTCTCCATTTAAGGATCAGGGTTCTAGgactgacatttgtatctgttttacttagtttctgGGGTCTTTGATGCAGTgggatggcttagtgcatctgactagtctGCCGTCTTGGTTCCACCTCTTATTGGTTTTCGAGCATGTACAATTACATTTATGTAAGGTAAATTCAAGATGACCATATATACCAGTTTGCCCAGGACAGTCCTAGTTTATTGCTGTTCTGTGcccctttcactctcaaaacATATTCTAGTTTGGACTACAAAGGGGTAAAACTAGAGAGTCCCTTTGCGGTGATGGAAcaattctgtatcttgattgtggtggttgGTTATACAAATCTATACATGTAATGTCATAAACCGTACACAAAGACATATAAAAAAGAATTggtgcatgcaaaaactggtaGAATCCAAGTAAATTTGTAGTCTAATTAATTGTATTGTGCCAATATCAATTTCCTAGTTTTGATAAAGTATTATAGTTATATAAAATGTTACCATTGGGGGaagctgtgtgatagatacaAAAAACCTGTCTGTACTGCTATTTTTGAAACTTCTAGTGAGTCTATAattctttcaaaataaaaattttaattatataaaattgaATGGAACCATATAATTTATAATATGTCtgaaaaatgaattaataaattttaTGGTTCCTCCTTTCTGGACTTTGCAGTTGCTTTATGAATAATGTGGCCAATACAGCTAAATGCACATCAGAAGTTCATGGTCctgactccctgagactatctccCTGACATGCTCTTTaaacttgaaccaaaactatcccctgaggtcaccttttagtgaaaacaacagattggcacacacaaaaaaggatattacccatgagtaTGATGCCCCTGTAAaaccatctgttatggattgaattgtgtcccccaataaACATGTCAATTGGCcagttcatgattcccagtattgtgtgattgtccaccattttgtcttctgatgtaattttcctatgtgctgtaaatcccacctctgtgatgttaaggaGGGGGGATTAGAGGTAGTAATGCTAgtgaggcagtactcaatctacaagattaggttgtgtctttggtcaatctcttttgagatataaaagagagaagtgaggagagacagagggacttcataccaccaagaaacaagagccaggaaaatagcacttcttttggacccaggttccctgcactgagaagctctttgaccagaaaatattgatgacaaggactttcccccagagccgacagaaagagaaagctttcccctgcagccagcaccctgaattcagacttctagcctcttagactgtgagagactaaatttctgtttgttgaagccatccacttgtgctatttctgttttagcagcactagaaaattaAGACACCATCTATATGAGAACAAAAAGTCAACAATTATtctaaagcaaagacaagaagataaGGGGCCAGAGAAACTagagcactgaaaacagaacaaccgaaacacaattaaagagaatgttgacacattgtgaaaaatgtaactaatgtcactgaacaatttgtatagaaattatcAATTAGAGTAAAATTTCtccaaaaacataagaaaatactGTATAAAAAACTCATGATTCTGTATAAAAAACTCATGATTCTATCCTGTAGCATAGATTTGAATATAACAATTTATTAACAAATACTTTCGCAGCCCCTTCCCCTTGCAACTACATTGAGTCATGTGATCCTGCTCTGGAGAATGAAGTGAAGGTCAAGGTGATATATATCACTTCAAGGCCTGGTCCATAAAAGCTTTCCATGTGATCTTCTACTCTCTGTGTTCTTACACCTGAATGTCAACACCTGAGGCAACCTTGGCAACCATATTTTGAAGAACTCAGAGCCTCCTTTAGCCTGACAGCATGAAACACAGTGCCCCTCACATCCAATGCCAAATGGATTTTACATaagaaaaaatttttgttgtattACATTTCAGTTTATTCATTATACCAACTAATGTACCTTAAGTAACACATGgagaatatattaaaataaatcagaaaacaatgctaaataaaaaaagaaaaactacatgAACAATAATCTGGTTTTGTAAATACAGAGAGAGTTACTTGGGTAACCAAGTGGAAAGTAACATCATGAATcaaaatatggaacatagaaaaaAGAGAAGGCTTGAGAGGAAATGTAAAATGTTCAATTTTGTGCATGTTAAGATAGAAGGGCTTATAGATCAGCAAGTAGAGATGTCCACTGGAAAGATGAGAATAAAATTGGGATCTGGAGAAAGGTCTGGGCTGCAGATGGAGGTTTGGATGCAACAAAATATACAAAAGAATTGAAATGATGGATTTGGAGGcatcaaataaggaaaaaatgagGATACAAATGGAGCAAGACTGGAAACCTAGACCACGTCATAAGCGGAACTaagatttttaaatgaattacccTTCTTCTTATTTGCAAGTTGGGGGGAAATGAGAAGAAGAGACTCCTGAGTCAGATAGTCTGGGATCTTAAGTAGGCACAATACTGGCCCACTCTAGGACCTTGACAAGTCATCAAATTCCAATTTTTCAATCTGTAAAatagtgatttttgtttgtttgtttggtttaaaaAAGTGATAAGATTTCCTTTTATGCAATCTTCACAAGGGTAGAATATGTTATGGATGTAAACTTTGTTAACAAATCACAAAATATCAACAGAGAGACATCCTTAAAGACTGAGGTTGTTTACCAACTTCTGGCTTCCTTCCTCATACCTGGGGTGGGGGGGTAATTTTTAGGATCCTTAGGTATTAGTAATTTTTAGGACCCCTTAGTTAGCTCCCagataaagacaaaataaactaTTCTAACAAAGGAGATAGAAAGTTCTTTCCAGGTTCATATCACAGCAGAAAGATGACGTAGACATAAAAATAAATCTGGGGTAAAAAGGTTAAGAGACAGAATGAAGTGAAAACTTGTACAGGAAAGGACATTAACAGAATTTAGAAGAGCGGTGCTGAGAGGCTAAGATGTTTGGGTTTTAGTCAGTATTGATTTGGAGTGACAGCGTATTATTTTGAGTAgagttttggttaaaaaaaataacaacatacaacaccaccaagaaacaagagccaggaaaatagcatGTCTTTTCTGGGGGCAATAAGATCATTTAAAACTATGCTTCTCCAGGATCATCTGGGAATGACGAAAAAGGAAGACTTTGCCAGCATGTGACCGAGAACCACTTCCTAGTCCAACAAGATAGCTCCACTTCATCTCTCCTACTTATTAGATGATTCTGCAATATTTCATTTTAACCAAACGTTCCATTCTTCTAAAATAAGAAGCCTGAAATAACATTGCAATATCAGAGTCTCTACTTGATAAGATTACATAAAAATTTCATAGAGAAAAGGGAAATGTCCTTTTATGAAAGACTCTTCCCAGGGCTCCATTTATGTctctgttcctcaggctgtagatgaaggggttcagcatgggggTCACCACAGTGTACATCAGAGCCATGACAGTCTCCTTAACAGTAGAATTATTAGCTGATGGGCCTAAGTAGAGACCAATAACAGTCCCATAGAACAGTGACACCACGGAGAGGTGGGAGCCACACGTGGAAAAAGCCTTACTGATTCCCCTGACAGAAGGCACCTTGAGGATGGAGGAGATTATTCTTACATAGGACATAACGATGAGTAAGAATGGGATGACAAGAATGAGTCCTCCCATGATAAATATCACCAATTCATTAACTTGAGTGTCAGAGCAGGCCAGCTTCAGCAGAGCAGACATATCACAGAAAAAGTGGGGGATCACGTTGTCTGCACAAAAACACAACCTGGCAGTGAGCAGGGTGTGCAGCATGGCATGGAATGTGGTCAGCACCCAGGACAGTGACACCAGGGAAAGACAGAGCTGGGGGCTCATGATGGTGGTGTAGTGCAgggggaagcagatggccacatagcggtcataggccatggccaCAAGGAGGAAGCTCTCCAGATctgcaaaaaacaggaagaagtacagctgggcCAGGCAGCCTGTGTAGGGGATGGATGGGACTTGGCTCTGCATGTTCTGCAGCAATTTGGGCATTGTGACAGAGGAGAAGCAAATATCAGAGAAGGACAAGTTACTGAGAAACAAATACATGGGTGTATGGAGGTGGAGGTCCAGGCGAATGAGGACAATGATGAGCATGTTCCCCAAGACAGTGGTAAGATACATGGCCAGGAACAGGGCATAGaacaggttttgcttctctggctCAATAGGCAGGCCCAGCAGGAGAAAGTCTGAGACTCCAGTTTGATTCCTTCCAGCCATGATCTGTCTCTTGTAGCTTTAGGAATAAATAAGAGCATCCATTAAGAACCTGAGTATAAAGAAACATGTTAGCTGTTCTGCAACAACACTTACTTCACCCTCATCACCCACAATAATAACAATTTCTGTAATCAGAAATGTGCCATATCATTCAATCTGATACACTCTTCagacttattttcttcatttctccttagCATGAACAATATTAATTTTTCCCTCTCTTCTAAAACACTCTCATTTCTTAGCTTCTGTGTGATCACACTGGTTCTCCTGCTACCTTCCTGGCCATTTATTCTCAATAACCATAATCGGCTTCTCCCCTAACAGTACCTTATATGTTGGTGTATCATGGAGCTTTTTCCTAAAATCTGTTCTCTTATAATTCTACATCTATTCCTATGGCATGGATTACAGTCTAACTCTCTTGGGTAGATCTCTCTATCGCCTTCAGAACTGCATTACCAGTTTCTTAGTCATTATGTCTTCATGGATATATCACAAGCATCTTAAGCTCAACTGATCCCAAAATAAACTCATGATCTCACTCTGCCTCTCTCTAATCTGCGTGTCCTCCAGTATTGCGTATCTCAGTAAAAAGTATCCAGGTGATCAAGTAGAAACTTGAGGGTTGTctttcattctttcctttctctcactaTCAACATCCAATCTACCATCAAGCCCTGCAGATTCTGCCACTTAATTCTCTTTCTAATTTATCCACTCCTTACCCTAATTCCCACTACCCTAGACCAGGCTGACATCATACCTTGTCTGGATATTGAGACAGTATCTGCAAGAACATGTCCCAGTGCCCAAGCTCACTCCCCTTCAATCCCTTCATTCACGCTGTGGCATTCTAAGACGAAAAACTAATCATCTCTCTCACCTGCTCAAACTCTTTAGTAGCTTCCATGGCCCTTAAGATTAAGGCAAAATTCCTTTCAAGGGCACAAAAGGTGCTTCACGACCTGACCCTTGCCTACCTGCACAGCCTCATCTGGCTGCAAAATCACACTTACACACCACTGTTCAGAAATACTGGACTTAAAAGTCATCATTTCTTGCCTCTAGCCTTTTACACTTGCTGTTCCTCCTGCCTAGcatcctcttccctctccccccTTCTCTTGGCTGAATCCTACTTGTCCTTCAGGTTTGAAATTACATGCCCTTACTCAGCTAAACCTTCCCTGTCTCCCAGGCTAGGTCAGAACCCACTGCTATGTTTCCACAGCATCTTGTACTTGTCCCCATAGCACTCCATGCACTTGGGGTTACTACAGctttttccttttcagattgtaaACTCCATGCAGGAAAGGCCATGTCTGCCTTCTTGACTGTTGCAGCACCAGCACCTGGCATGGTGCCTGACATGTAGCCAATGTTTCATAAATGTTTATTCGCTGTCGTTTATTCGCTTCCAACTTTGAAGACATCAAAAACTCCTGTTAAGTTACAATAGCCACGACTAAATCCTCCCAGAATAAGAACTCATTAACCTTAACCACTTAGCACTTGTTTTTGACACTTTTATTATCTAATTCCTGGATGCAGCTTAAAACCCTGTTGatgtcgagtcgatcctgactcacagcaaccctacaggacagaatagaactgccccatagggtttccgaggagcagctgatggacttgaaatgctgaccttttggttagcagccacgcttttaaccactgagccaccagagctccgtgTTGCCTAAGACCcatggaaaatattagcctaCTTCACCACACCCTTCTCTATCCTAAAACAGACAATCTAGTACACACATCCGTGCTGTCATGTCACTCCTGTGTTGATATCCACATGATTCAGTGGTAtcaatgtgaaaaaaataaacctgACAGAGAGGCTTAGca containing:
- the LOC100673116 gene encoding olfactory receptor 1E5, which translates into the protein MAGRNQTGVSDFLLLGLPIEPEKQNLFYALFLAMYLTTVLGNMLIIVLIRLDLHLHTPMYLFLSNLSFSDICFSSVTMPKLLQNMQSQVPSIPYTGCLAQLYFFLFFADLESFLLVAMAYDRYVAICFPLHYTTIMSPQLCLSLVSLSWVLTTFHAMLHTLLTARLCFCADNVIPHFFCDMSALLKLACSDTQVNELVIFIMGGLILVIPFLLIVMSYVRIISSILKVPSVRGISKAFSTCGSHLSVVSLFYGTVIGLYLGPSANNSTVKETVMALMYTVVTPMLNPFIYSLRNRDINGALGRVFHKRTFPFSL